One window of the Nicotiana tabacum cultivar K326 chromosome 4, ASM71507v2, whole genome shotgun sequence genome contains the following:
- the LOC107801289 gene encoding uncharacterized protein LOC107801289: protein MSSSAVVAGASPSSCSAAYSRNLSISNTSASIPSPKLSTVPCQKTSFQGLSLQEAKRGVLNSFLAESKRNAISIGGRSRTLEITARSTAAKNIEVEVDKPLGLTLGPKNGGGVVITGIENGGNAARAGLKVGDQVVYTSSFFGDELWPADKLGFTKTAIQAKPDSVYFVVSRGVDVDVKRLPKRPAPPQFGRKLTDAQKARATHICLDCGYIYTLPKSFDDQPEDYACPQCRAPKKRFAKYDVNTGRAIGGGLPPIGVIIGLIAGIGGVGALLVYGLQ, encoded by the exons ATGTCATCCTCCGCTGTTGTTGCTGGTGCCTCGCCCTCTTCCTGCTCTGCTGCTTACTCGAGAAACCTTAGCATCAGCAATACTAGTGCTTCCATCCCATCCCCCAAATTGTCCACCGTTCCATGCCAG AAAACTAGTTTTCAAGGTTTATCACTACAAGAAGCCAAAAGGGGTGTTTTGAATTCATTTTTAGCTGAGAGCAAGAGGAATGCTATTAGCATTGGTGGAAGAAGTAGAACCCTTGAGATCACTGCAAGATCAACTGCTGCAAAGAATATCGAAGTTGAAGTTGATAAGCCATTGGGACTCACCCTTGGTCCTAAGAATGGTGGTGGGGTTGTCATTACG GGTATAGAGAATGGTGGTAATGCTGCAAGGGCAGGGCTTAAGGTTGGTGACCAGGTAGTCTATACTAGTAGCTTCTTTGGCGATGAACTCTGGCCAGCTGATAAACTTGGATTTACCAAAACCGCCATCCAGGCGAAGCCTGATTCTGTCTACTTCGTCGTTAGCAG AGGTGTCGATGTAGATGTTAAAAGACTGCCCAAGCGTCCAGCTCCTCCTCAATTTGGAAGGAAATTAACTGATGCTCAAAAG GCCAGAGCAACACACATTTGCCTCGATTGTGGTTACATATACACTTTGCCAAAGTCTTTCGATGACCAG CCGGAGGACTATGCATGTCCACAGTGTAGAGCACCAAAGAAGAGGTTTGCAAAATATGATGTTAACACTGGGAGAGCAATAGGAGGAGGATTGCCCCCCATTGGTGTCATTATTGGTCTCATTGCTGGTATTGGTGGTGTTGGAGCATTACTGGTTTATGGTCTTCAATAA
- the LOC107801285 gene encoding cytosolic sulfotransferase 12-like, protein MTVTGSQVTTLPKEKGWITEYVYEYQSVWLTPTFVKGVKLVQQCIYAQSTDILLATLPKSGTTCNPHSLLSVISSGCKIVYVFRETKGVFVSNSHYMTKLRPEDALDLFCKGVSHFGPFWDHVLGYWKASLENPDKTGVQHFSPQFAIENRHFSRKGQVGDWKNHLTLEMTEQLEEITRQKLGQSD, encoded by the exons ATGACAGTGACAGGCTCACAAGTCACAACTCTTCCCAAAGAGAAAGGTTGGATCACTGAATATGTATACGAATACCAGTCAGTTTGGTTAACTCCAACATTTGTTAAAGGAGTTAAGTTGGTTCAGCAATGCATCTATGCTCAATCCACTGATATTCTGCTAGCTACTCTCCCAAAATCAGGAACAACATG CAACCCACATTCCTTGCTCTCTGTGATATCTTCTGGCTGCAAAATTGTGTATGTTTTTCGCGAGACCAAAGGTGTTTTTGTTTCAAATTCGCATTATATGACAAAATTGAGACCTGAAGATGCACTTGATTTGTTTTGCAAAGGGGTGTCACATTTTGGACCCTTTTGGGATCATGTGTTGGGTTATTGGAAGGCAAGCTTGGAAAATCCAGACAAG ACCGGAGTGCAACATTTCAGTCCACAATTTGCTATTGAGAACCGGCATTTCTCAAGGAAAGGTCAAGTTGGAGATTGGAAAAACCATCTGACACTAGAGATGACTGAACAATTGGAAGAAATCACTAGGCAGAAACTTGGTCAGTCAGATTAG
- the LOC107801288 gene encoding flavonol sulfotransferase-like translates to MLTTAYLFFPISLRANLQCRVLSISPANFTISLQKKSSHNKEGQDFRSVGSVLTRSGEYELIWSRLHQFSTCSMDISRSHFSQREHNDENEYKKDDQNDSDMLSSFPKENGWMVKHLYQYESFWFSPAAIRGIKRVQECFNAQPTDFFLATFPKAGTTWFKALIFSITNRARFDFSSHPLLAKSPHDCIPFVESIIQDETSYRDYQISCSPCCLFATHIPYSLLPASVVSSGCKIVYVFRDTKDVFVSTWHYMIKIRPKELPSFPIEDAFDLFCKGVSHCGPFWDHVLDYWKASMENPNKILFIMYEDMKKDPILCLTKLAKFLDRPFTLEEEREGAVQEIARLCGFESLSSLKVNQTGVMHFNSIVVENRHFLRKGQVGDWKNHLTLEMAQLLDEITRQKFAGTSLIETLFVDTIPSTVEA, encoded by the exons ATGTTAACTACAGCATATCTGTTCTTCCCAATCTCTCTCCGGGCGAATTTGCAGTGCCGGGTACTCTCTATTTCTCCGGCGAACTTCACGATCTCCCTGCAAAAAAAA TCTTCTCACAACAAAGAGGGACAAGATTTTAGATCAGTGGGTTCAGTTCTGACTCGATCTGGTGAATACGAGTTAATTTGGTCTAGACTTCATCAATTTTCGACTTGCTCCATGGACATATCCCGTTCCCATTTTTCTCAGCGCGAACACAATGATGAAAATGAATACAAGAAAGATGATCAAAATGACAGTGATATGCTCTCAAGCTTTCCCAAAGAAAATGGTTGGATGGTTAAACATCTTTACCAATACGAGTCCTTTTGGTTTAGTCCAGCAGCTATTAGAGGTATTAAGAGGGTGCAAGAATGCTTCAATGCTCAACCCACAGATTTTTTTCTAGCTACTTTCCCAAAAGCAGGAACAACATGGTTCAAGGCCCTTATTTTCTCCATCACGAATCGTGCTCGATTCGATTTCTCCTCTCACCCTTTGCTTGCCAAGAGTCCCCATGATTGCATTCCCTTCGTGGAATCCATCATACAAGATGAAACTTCCTACCGAGATTACCAAATTTCGTGTTCGCCATGTTGCCTTTTCGCAACCCACATTCCTTACTCTTTGTTACCAGCATCTGTAGTTTCGTCTGGTTGCAAAATTGTGTATGTTTTTCGCGATACTAAAGATGTTTTTGTTTCAACTTGGCATTATATGATAAAAATAAGACCCAAAGAACTACCATCTTTTCCGATTGAAGATGCCTTTGATCTGTTTTGCAAAGGTGTCTCACATTGTGGACCCTTTTGGGATCATGTCTTGGATTATTGGAAGGCAAGCATGGAAAATCCGAACAAGATACTTTTCATAATGTACGAGGACATGAAGAAAGATCCCATTCTCTGTCTTACCAAATTGGCTAAGTTCTTGGATAGGCCTTTTACCTTGGAAGAAGAGAGAGAAGGGGCTGTGCAGGAGATTGCAAGGCTTTGTGGATTTGAGAGTTTGAGTAGTTTAAAAGTAAACCAGACCGGAGTGATGCATTTCAATTCAATTGTAGTTGAGAACCGGCATTTCTTGAGGAAAGGTCAAGTTGGAGATTGGAAAAACCATCTGACGCTAGAGATGGCCCAACTGTTGGATGAAATCACTAGGCAGAAATTTGCTGGGACTAGCTTGATAGAAACTTTGTTTGTCGATACAATACCCTCTACTGTCGAGGCATAA